The sequence GAGAAATAAATGCGTTCGAAACTGCAGGACCGCTTTTCGATCGGCTTTACAAACTGGAGTTCGTTGTATTCGCCGTATTTGTCAATAATGAGCGCGTGGCCCGGCTGTACTTCTTTAATTTCGCTGTATTCGGCGTTGAAAGCGGTTTTGATGGCGGGCTTTTCGGAGGCTACCACCACCACTTCATCGTCGGCATAATAATAAGCAGGCCGAATACCGGCGGGATCCCGGGCAACGAATGCGGCTCCAAAACCGGTCATACCGACCATTGCATATCCTCCGTCGAAATCACGGCACGAGCGGTGCAGAACGCGCTGAAGATCAAGATTATCTTCGATAATGTCCGACAGATCGGGGTTTTCGTAGATGCCTTTAAACCGGTCGAAAACGCGCTGGTTTTCTTCATCCAGAAAGTGACCGATTTTTTCCATTACCGTAACGGTATCAACCTTATCCTTCGGATGCTGGCCAAGCGAAACGAGTTTATCAAACAGGCTTTCGACATTGGTCATGTTAAAATTCCCTGCCATGACCAGGTTCCGGCTCCGCCAGTTGCTCTGCCGAAGCATAGGATGGCAGTTTTCAATTTCGTTAGCTCCGTGGGTGCCGTATCGGAGGTGTCCCATCCAGACTTCGCCCGTAAACGCGATATTTTCCTGGAGCCATTTGGCGTCTTTTGCTTTTTCCCGATTGCCTTTCAGGGCTTTACGGAATTTCTTGTTTACCTTCTCAAAGATGTCAGTTACAGGTCGCTGGTCAACGGATCGGTAGCGGCTAATGTAGCGGTGACCGGGTGGTACGTCGATCTTGATGTTGGCAATACCGGCTCCATCCTGGCCCCGGTTGACCTGCTTTTCCATCAGCAGATACAGTTTGTTTGCGCCGTAGAGAGCCGTACCGTATTTATCGATGTAATACTGATACGGTTTGCGGAGTCGAATAAGGGCAATTCCGCACTCGTGTTTAATAGCGTCGCTCATAACAAGGACCGTTGTACCGGCAAAAATCGCCGAGGCAATTGAGT comes from Spirosoma aureum and encodes:
- a CDS encoding amidophosphoribosyltransferase, coding for MSDAIKHECGIALIRLRKPYQYYIDKYGTALYGANKLYLLMEKQVNRGQDGAGIANIKIDVPPGHRYISRYRSVDQRPVTDIFEKVNKKFRKALKGNREKAKDAKWLQENIAFTGEVWMGHLRYGTHGANEIENCHPMLRQSNWRSRNLVMAGNFNMTNVESLFDKLVSLGQHPKDKVDTVTVMEKIGHFLDEENQRVFDRFKGIYENPDLSDIIEDNLDLQRVLHRSCRDFDGGYAMVGMTGFGAAFVARDPAGIRPAYYYADDEVVVVASEKPAIKTAFNAEYSEIKEVQPGHALIIDKYGEYNELQFVKPIEKRSCSFERIYFSRATDPDIYNERKTLGKLLVPQILKEIDYDLENTVFSYIPNTAETAFFGMVEGLEEYLYKQRKKAIMEGILFEEELDRVLSFRPRVEKLVSKDVKMRTFIAEDSQRDDMVSHVYDTTFEVIKKGKDNVVVVDDSIVRGTTLEKSILRMLDRLGPKKIIIVSSAPQIRFPDCYGIDMSKFKEFVGFRAALELLRERGQDYIVDEVYAQSVAAIESGNSSQQNYVKAIFEPFTHEELSRKVAQIVTPADLNAEVAVVYQTVENLHRACPNHSGDWYFTGDYPTPGGNNVVNKAFVNFMEGRLVRAY